A single Lactuca sativa cultivar Salinas chromosome 8, Lsat_Salinas_v11, whole genome shotgun sequence DNA region contains:
- the LOC111907198 gene encoding uncharacterized protein LOC111907198 has protein sequence MVVKNTLVVMAVLDGWSGLGSVGGHECSSSGSGGRDSSGGDRVCGGGGGDDGVGGENNGGGRDGGDGGCGGGSGHGGGSSGGGSGGDIYDGGGDDRGFGGGSDHGGGVRGYGGGNRKDDDGDIGIGGYGGVVVITEAVLVVVVVVVAEAAMTT, from the exons ATGGTAGTAAAAAACACTCTAGTTGTGATGGCGGTGTTAGATGGGTGGAGTGGATTAGGTAGTGTTGGTGGCCATGAATGTAGCAGTAGTGGCAGTGGCGGCAGAGATAGTAGTGGTGGTGATCGCGTatgtggcggtggtggtg GTGATGATGGTGTTGGTGGAGAAAACAATGGTGGTGGTCGCGATGGTGGTGATGGGggttgtggtggtggtagtggtcaCGGAGGTGGTAGCAGTGGAGGAGGTAGTGGTGGCGACAtatatgatggtggtggtgacgaTAGGGGTTTTGGCGGTGGTAGTGATCACGGAGGTGGTGTTCGTGGTTATGGCGGTGGCAACCGCAAAGATGACGATGGTGACATAGGTATTGGTGGTTATGGCGGGGTGGTGGTGATTACGGAGGCGGTGTTGGTGGTTGTGGTAGTGGTGGTCGCAGAGGCGGCGATGACAACATAG